Proteins from a genomic interval of Schaalia odontolytica:
- a CDS encoding Pr6Pr family membrane protein — protein MNVTELSRRGRAAYWVVAALAWAGVASTIIISTLGGYAPPTYVEEGLFAGAAHGWSGAPQRLADCLSYFTELSNIIVALISTMLARRGSVGRWGRATHLCSLMMITVTAIVYATLIGPYEVLSGFALVTNPLQHIVVPAAFVGTAALAGPRGGITWGTLGRALLIPVAWVAYTLVRGAFTHQYPYGFVNVWRIGYAQVAINIAAILIGALLFMAVFTGIDWIIRQTGRTGAKGFNGA, from the coding sequence ATGAACGTGACTGAACTGAGCCGCCGCGGGCGCGCCGCCTACTGGGTGGTCGCCGCCCTCGCCTGGGCGGGCGTCGCCTCGACCATCATCATCAGCACGCTGGGCGGGTATGCCCCGCCGACCTACGTCGAGGAGGGACTCTTCGCGGGAGCCGCCCACGGCTGGTCGGGCGCGCCCCAGCGCCTGGCCGATTGCCTGTCCTACTTCACCGAGCTGTCCAACATCATCGTCGCTCTCATCTCGACGATGCTGGCTCGACGCGGCAGCGTGGGACGCTGGGGGAGAGCCACCCACCTGTGCTCCCTCATGATGATCACCGTGACCGCGATCGTCTACGCCACCCTCATCGGCCCCTACGAGGTCCTCTCCGGCTTCGCGCTCGTCACCAACCCGCTGCAGCACATTGTCGTCCCAGCCGCCTTCGTGGGAACTGCCGCGCTAGCGGGGCCGCGCGGCGGCATCACGTGGGGGACGCTGGGACGCGCCCTGTTGATCCCGGTCGCGTGGGTGGCATACACGCTCGTGCGCGGAGCGTTCACCCATCAGTACCCCTACGGTTTCGTTAACGTGTGGCGCATCGGCTACGCGCAGGTCGCCATCAACATCGCCGCGATCCTGATCGGCGCACTGCTCTTCATGGCCGTCTTTACCGGTATTGACTGGATAATTCGACAAACGGGTCGAACTGGCGCGAAAGGCTTCAACGGTGCCTAA
- a CDS encoding NAD(P)H-dependent oxidoreductase: MKILVIQGSPDAASYSRELSLAYAEEARAAGNDVRMIDLATEDFDPNLRYGYRKHMEDESAPQRYQELIAWADHLVFSFPIWWSAEPAILKGFIDRTFTPRFAYRFTDGKSEAKLTGKTAALILTCRAPAFFYRIYGGPITRWKRMVLGFVGIRLTDTFILGKIDHPQDNPTYRAEFVEKVRRYARR, translated from the coding sequence ATGAAGATTCTCGTTATTCAAGGAAGTCCAGACGCAGCCAGCTACTCCCGCGAGCTGTCGCTCGCCTACGCCGAGGAGGCGCGCGCAGCGGGCAACGACGTTCGCATGATCGACCTTGCCACCGAGGACTTCGACCCGAACCTGCGATACGGGTACCGCAAGCACATGGAGGACGAAAGCGCCCCGCAGCGCTACCAGGAGCTGATCGCGTGGGCAGATCACCTCGTCTTCAGCTTCCCGATCTGGTGGTCGGCCGAACCGGCGATCCTCAAGGGATTCATCGATCGCACTTTCACGCCGCGCTTCGCATACCGATTCACTGACGGCAAAAGCGAGGCGAAGCTGACGGGCAAGACCGCGGCGCTGATCCTCACCTGCCGCGCGCCCGCTTTCTTCTACCGGATATACGGAGGCCCGATCACGCGCTGGAAGCGCATGGTCCTGGGCTTCGTCGGGATCCGCCTGACGGACACGTTCATCCTCGGCAAGATCGATCATCCGCAGGACAACCCGACCTACCGCGCCGAATTCGTCGAGAAGGTACGACGCTACGCCCGCCGCTGA
- a CDS encoding bleomycin resistance protein: MISEPGLVPELAVTNYEASRRFWCDLVGFCLRYERPEEGFGYLVLGNAHLMLDQINHGRTWATGPLEPPLGRGINLEVQVEDLDAAWRCLTHAQWPIFVEPEEQWYRAGEREIGVRQFLVQDPDGYLLRLQQEIGERRAPAARA; the protein is encoded by the coding sequence ATGATCAGCGAACCCGGGCTTGTTCCCGAACTTGCTGTTACCAACTACGAGGCATCGCGCCGCTTTTGGTGCGACCTCGTCGGCTTTTGCCTTCGATACGAGCGACCCGAGGAGGGCTTCGGATACCTCGTCTTGGGCAATGCGCACCTGATGCTCGACCAGATCAACCACGGGAGGACGTGGGCGACCGGCCCCCTTGAGCCACCGCTTGGTCGCGGGATCAACCTCGAGGTTCAGGTCGAAGATCTGGACGCCGCGTGGCGGTGCCTCACGCACGCGCAGTGGCCGATCTTCGTCGAACCCGAAGAACAGTGGTATCGGGCGGGCGAGCGCGAGATCGGCGTTCGGCAGTTCCTGGTCCAGGACCCCGACGGTTACCTTCTGCGCCTCCAGCAGGAGATCGGCGAGCGGCGAGCGCCCGCCGCGAGGGCGTGA
- a CDS encoding Pr6Pr family membrane protein, with translation MTSAISPSLSRRGRASYAAVAALAWAGVASMIIISTLGGYAPPTYYEEGLFGGAAYGWAGAPQRLVECLSYFTELSNVMVALVSTVLSRRGRVGRWGRAAHLCALMMITVTAVVYAVLIAPTETLSGFALVAYPLQHIVVPIAFVGVVALAGPRGGITWGTLGRALLIPAVWVAYTLARGALVHQYPYGFVNVWRIGYAQVGVNIVAILSGALVFMGFFAAIDWAIRRTTRAEAISSGDGAEGR, from the coding sequence GTGACCAGCGCTATCTCCCCATCCCTTTCCCGGCGTGGCCGAGCCTCCTACGCGGCGGTCGCCGCCCTCGCCTGGGCGGGCGTCGCCTCGATGATCATCATCAGCACCCTTGGCGGGTACGCGCCGCCCACCTACTACGAGGAGGGACTCTTCGGGGGTGCCGCATACGGCTGGGCGGGTGCTCCCCAGCGCCTCGTCGAGTGCCTGTCCTATTTCACCGAGCTCTCCAACGTCATGGTCGCGCTCGTCTCTACAGTGCTGTCCCGCCGCGGGCGCGTCGGACGCTGGGGGAGGGCCGCCCACCTGTGCGCGCTCATGATGATCACCGTGACCGCGGTCGTTTACGCGGTTCTTATCGCCCCCACGGAGACCCTGTCGGGCTTTGCGCTGGTCGCTTACCCCCTCCAGCACATTGTCGTGCCGATCGCCTTCGTCGGAGTCGTCGCGCTCGCGGGGCCGCGCGGCGGCATCACGTGGGGGACACTGGGCCGCGCACTGCTGATCCCGGCCGTGTGGGTTGCCTACACGCTCGCGCGCGGCGCTCTGGTCCACCAGTACCCCTACGGTTTCGTCAACGTGTGGCGCATCGGCTACGCGCAGGTCGGGGTGAACATCGTCGCCATCCTCAGCGGGGCCCTGGTGTTCATGGGCTTCTTCGCGGCCATCGACTGGGCGATCCGTAGAACCACGCGAGCCGAGGCAATCTCCTCCGGGGACGGTGCCGAGGGCAGGTGA
- a CDS encoding alanine/glycine:cation symporter family protein codes for MEEIAQIEQQIADWITMHLTIVILIGVGVVLTVISRGVQVRLFPEMVRTVLGSRQGAKGGISSFQAFAISLAARVGVGNVFGVAAALMFGGPGAIFWMWVVALVGMATAFFEATLAQIFKVRHVDGSYRGGPAYYIKRGMKNRLLANVFAVITVVTCGIVITSVQSNAIAGTLTSAFGEAAKQPLPGAGGFSAAQLTVAGLIFVFSAMVIFGGIRTVARVTEWMAPIMALVYVVMVAVICLMNLSQFGTVLAQIFSSAFSADATVGGLGGGIIAAMINGTKRGLFSNEAGQGTAPNAAATATVSHPVRQGLIQSLGVFIDTIIVCTATAFVILIAGPAVWSGADVNPSNLTTLAVAHELGGWTIIPMAILIFVLAYSSVIAAYVYSDTNMSFVCGDAPWATWTVRVVCVASATVGALLSLDVVWNAVDIAMAVMTITNLVALVFLARWVLGALRDYEEQRRRGVAEPVFVGEKNPLLPGNVPGHVWKRAKKK; via the coding sequence GTGGAAGAGATCGCCCAGATCGAGCAACAGATCGCCGACTGGATCACGATGCACCTGACGATCGTCATCCTCATCGGCGTGGGCGTGGTCCTCACCGTCATCTCTCGCGGCGTCCAGGTGCGCCTCTTCCCCGAGATGGTGCGCACGGTCCTCGGGTCTCGGCAGGGCGCCAAGGGAGGGATCTCCTCGTTCCAGGCCTTCGCGATCTCCCTGGCCGCGCGCGTCGGCGTCGGCAACGTCTTCGGCGTGGCGGCCGCCCTCATGTTCGGCGGCCCAGGCGCGATCTTCTGGATGTGGGTCGTGGCCCTGGTCGGCATGGCGACCGCGTTCTTCGAGGCGACGCTGGCGCAGATCTTCAAGGTGCGCCACGTTGATGGCTCCTACCGCGGCGGCCCGGCCTATTACATCAAGCGCGGCATGAAGAACCGCCTCCTCGCGAACGTGTTCGCCGTCATCACAGTGGTCACCTGCGGCATCGTCATCACCTCCGTGCAGTCCAACGCCATCGCCGGAACCCTGACGAGCGCCTTTGGTGAAGCCGCGAAGCAGCCCCTTCCGGGTGCCGGCGGCTTCTCGGCCGCGCAACTCACGGTCGCCGGCCTCATCTTCGTCTTCTCCGCGATGGTGATCTTCGGCGGCATCCGCACGGTCGCCCGCGTCACCGAGTGGATGGCCCCGATCATGGCGCTCGTCTACGTCGTCATGGTCGCCGTCATTTGCCTCATGAACCTCTCGCAGTTCGGCACTGTGCTCGCTCAGATCTTCTCCTCGGCCTTCTCCGCCGACGCTACCGTCGGCGGCCTGGGCGGCGGCATCATCGCGGCGATGATCAACGGCACTAAGCGCGGCCTCTTCTCCAACGAGGCAGGACAGGGAACCGCCCCGAACGCCGCAGCCACGGCAACCGTCTCGCACCCCGTGCGCCAGGGCCTCATCCAGTCTCTCGGCGTCTTCATCGACACGATCATCGTGTGCACGGCGACGGCGTTCGTCATCCTCATCGCGGGCCCCGCTGTGTGGTCTGGGGCGGACGTCAACCCCTCGAACCTGACGACGCTGGCCGTCGCCCACGAGCTGGGAGGATGGACGATCATCCCGATGGCGATCCTCATCTTCGTGCTCGCCTACTCCTCGGTCATCGCCGCCTACGTCTACTCCGATACGAACATGTCCTTCGTGTGTGGCGACGCCCCGTGGGCGACGTGGACGGTGCGCGTCGTGTGCGTCGCCTCCGCGACGGTCGGCGCGCTGCTCTCCCTCGACGTCGTGTGGAACGCGGTCGACATCGCGATGGCCGTCATGACGATCACCAACCTCGTCGCCCTGGTCTTCCTCGCCCGGTGGGTGCTGGGGGCGTTGCGCGACTACGAGGAACAGCGTCGGCGCGGCGTCGCCGAACCCGTCTTCGTGGGGGAGAAGAACCCGCTGCTCCCCGGCAACGTTCCCGGCCACGTCTGGAAGCGCGCGAAGAAGAAGTAA
- a CDS encoding fumarylacetoacetate hydrolase family protein, with amino-acid sequence MRIARFSDGTNPVYGALEEGSTRIVGLKGDPLFSPVEPSGQIYELGEVRLLSPVIPRSKVVGIGNNYSGAPIAADERTEPPIFLKANTCVIGPDDPIAIPRWSNDVVFEGELAIVIKSLAKDVSVEDAPQMILGYTIANDATAHDAMTGGPWSRGKSFDSACPLGPWITVDPALDVTNLAIRSYLNGEIAQDSSTAHMIWNPFELVSYVSHQMTLLPGDVIATGAPAGAQVVHAGDRVEIEIEGIGRLTNPVVRA; translated from the coding sequence ATGAGAATCGCACGTTTTTCCGATGGAACGAACCCCGTGTATGGCGCCCTGGAGGAGGGGTCAACGAGGATCGTGGGACTCAAGGGAGATCCGCTATTCTCGCCCGTGGAGCCTTCCGGCCAGATCTACGAGCTGGGCGAGGTGCGCCTGCTCTCCCCGGTGATCCCGCGCTCCAAGGTCGTGGGAATCGGCAACAACTACTCCGGCGCGCCCATCGCCGCCGACGAGCGGACGGAACCGCCAATCTTCCTGAAGGCCAACACCTGCGTGATCGGTCCGGACGACCCCATCGCGATCCCGCGGTGGTCGAACGACGTCGTCTTCGAGGGCGAGCTGGCGATCGTCATCAAGTCCCTGGCCAAGGACGTGAGCGTCGAGGACGCGCCGCAGATGATCCTCGGCTACACGATCGCCAACGATGCGACCGCCCACGACGCGATGACGGGCGGCCCCTGGTCGCGCGGCAAGTCTTTCGACTCGGCGTGCCCGCTGGGCCCGTGGATTACGGTCGACCCCGCCCTTGACGTCACCAACCTCGCGATCCGCTCCTACCTGAACGGCGAGATCGCTCAGGATAGCTCGACCGCGCACATGATCTGGAACCCCTTCGAGCTGGTTTCCTACGTGTCTCACCAGATGACGCTGCTGCCCGGCGACGTGATCGCCACGGGTGCGCCCGCGGGTGCGCAGGTCGTTCACGCCGGTGACCGCGTGGAGATTGAGATCGAGGGGATCGGGCGCCTGACGAACCCTGTCGTCCGAGCCTAA
- a CDS encoding purine-nucleoside phosphorylase, which produces MSVDPRFAAALVDEEALVGSRSLTELMGRPDALVVLGSGLADALDEAWGTPVATASLEEIPGVLPPVADGHGGQLRAYERDGGAVLVATGRTHLYEGVGARAVTALARAAARAGISRAVLTNANGCLRQWRLGDVMAITDHVNLSGSSPFDGPLFLDVSAVWDRPMTDALRGVCQREGVYAILRGPEYQTPAETRILAGLGVDCVGMSTVMEALTLNALGVRVAGMSVVSDLSFANAPTDPAAVVKAASSARATVVAGIEAALRA; this is translated from the coding sequence GTGAGCGTCGACCCGCGCTTTGCGGCGGCTCTCGTGGACGAGGAGGCGCTGGTCGGCTCGCGCTCTCTCACCGAGCTCATGGGACGTCCCGACGCGCTCGTTGTCCTCGGGTCGGGCTTGGCCGACGCCCTCGACGAGGCGTGGGGAACCCCCGTGGCCACCGCGTCCCTGGAAGAGATCCCCGGCGTTCTTCCTCCCGTTGCCGACGGGCACGGCGGGCAGCTGCGCGCCTATGAGCGCGACGGGGGAGCGGTCCTCGTGGCGACGGGGCGCACCCACCTCTACGAGGGAGTGGGAGCGCGGGCCGTGACCGCCCTTGCCCGCGCCGCCGCTCGCGCCGGGATCAGCCGAGCGGTGCTGACGAACGCGAACGGATGCCTGCGGCAGTGGAGGCTCGGCGACGTCATGGCGATCACCGATCACGTGAACCTGTCGGGCTCCTCTCCCTTCGACGGCCCCCTTTTCCTGGACGTGTCGGCGGTCTGGGATCGGCCGATGACGGACGCGCTGCGCGGGGTCTGCCAGCGGGAGGGCGTCTACGCGATCCTGCGCGGACCCGAGTACCAGACCCCGGCCGAAACCCGGATCCTTGCGGGCCTGGGCGTGGACTGCGTGGGCATGTCCACGGTCATGGAGGCGCTCACCCTGAACGCCCTGGGGGTGCGCGTGGCCGGAATGTCCGTCGTCTCCGACTTGTCCTTCGCTAACGCGCCCACGGATCCGGCGGCCGTCGTCAAGGCCGCGTCCTCGGCGCGAGCAACGGTTGTCGCCGGGATCGAAGCCGCCCTGCGTGCCTGA
- a CDS encoding MalY/PatB family protein: MPVRLFSDAHLYRTGSLKWTGITRSNGEPTIGAWVAEMDFGTAPEVAEAMKRAIDDGLLGYQPTWLEPAAAAAAAEFHKRRFGWAVDESHVRLASAVLPALEATIARLVRPGAPVVVPTPAYMPFLSIPTKLGHPVIEVPSLRGTRAGGRGWALDLEGIRAGLEAGAGLVILCNPWNPVGRVLGEDELRALHEVVGAYDALVFADEIHSSLVLDEALPFVSYASLGPAFAAHTVTATAASKGWNIAGLPSAQVILPDDALRARWDEFAAEARHDASVIGTVGAIAAYERGDEWQREVKELIRGNVERVANALADTPIDFVRPEGTYLTWWGFDGIDLGPLSPAATLRERAGIAANDGCTLGADYSSWARINLACAPDVASRIVERVLDLL; encoded by the coding sequence ATGCCCGTCCGTCTCTTTTCCGACGCCCACCTCTACCGCACGGGTTCGCTCAAGTGGACGGGGATCACTCGCTCCAACGGCGAACCCACGATCGGGGCGTGGGTGGCAGAGATGGACTTCGGGACGGCCCCCGAGGTCGCCGAGGCGATGAAGCGCGCGATTGATGACGGCTTGCTCGGCTACCAACCCACCTGGCTGGAACCCGCCGCGGCCGCGGCCGCCGCGGAGTTTCACAAGAGGCGCTTCGGGTGGGCGGTGGATGAGTCGCACGTGCGCCTGGCGTCCGCGGTCCTGCCAGCGCTCGAGGCCACCATCGCGCGTCTCGTGCGGCCCGGAGCGCCCGTCGTCGTCCCGACCCCCGCGTACATGCCGTTCCTGTCGATTCCCACCAAGCTTGGCCACCCCGTCATCGAGGTTCCGTCGCTGCGCGGCACGCGCGCGGGCGGGCGCGGCTGGGCGCTCGACCTGGAGGGGATCCGGGCGGGGCTGGAGGCCGGGGCTGGCCTCGTCATCCTGTGCAACCCGTGGAACCCGGTCGGCCGCGTCCTTGGCGAGGACGAGCTGCGGGCGCTCCACGAGGTGGTAGGCGCCTACGACGCGCTGGTCTTCGCCGACGAGATTCACTCCTCCCTGGTCCTCGATGAGGCGCTCCCCTTCGTCTCCTACGCGTCACTCGGCCCGGCCTTCGCGGCCCACACCGTGACGGCGACGGCCGCGTCAAAGGGGTGGAACATCGCCGGGCTTCCCAGCGCGCAGGTCATCCTCCCCGACGACGCGCTGCGCGCGCGCTGGGACGAGTTCGCCGCCGAGGCACGCCACGACGCGTCCGTCATCGGCACGGTCGGCGCGATCGCCGCCTACGAGCGCGGGGATGAGTGGCAGCGCGAGGTCAAGGAGCTGATCCGAGGCAATGTCGAGCGCGTGGCGAACGCGTTGGCCGACACGCCGATCGACTTCGTGCGCCCGGAGGGAACCTACCTGACCTGGTGGGGCTTTGACGGCATTGATCTGGGTCCCCTCTCCCCCGCCGCGACGCTGCGTGAGCGAGCAGGCATCGCCGCCAACGATGGGTGCACCCTCGGGGCGGACTATTCCTCGTGGGCTCGCATCAACCTGGCGTGCGCCCCCGACGTGGCCTCGCGGATCGTGGAGCGGGTCCTCGACCTGCTCTGA
- the gltX gene encoding glutamate--tRNA ligase, whose amino-acid sequence MSETTATGADVRVRFCPSPTGTPHVGMVRTCLFNWAYARHTGGTFVFRIEDTDAARDSQESFDQIIESLQWLGLDWDEGVGKGGPHGPYRQSERMDIYRDVAARLLEAGYAYESYSTPEEVEERHRAKGEDPKLGYDGFDRDLSDEQIAAYRAEGRQPVLRLRMPDEDITFTDLIRGEITFKAGSVPDYVIVRANGHPLYTLVNPIDDALMEVTHVLRGEDLLSSTPRQIVLYRALEAIGVAKFMPRFGHLPYVMGEGNKKLSKRDPESNLLLHKAAGMIPEGLNNYLALLGWSIAPDRDIFSMQEMARAFDISDVNPNPARFDQKKAIAINAEHIRLLDGEDFRDRLVPFLHRDALVSAASFDALSEREREILTEAAPLVQTRIQLLGEASGMLGFLFVADDALEIDDRAASKLKDNAADVLDAAIDAVATLAEFTTASLEATLRERIVDQMGVKPRLAFGPLRVAVTGRQVSPPLFESMEILGRDSSLARLRALRETLG is encoded by the coding sequence ATGAGTGAAACAACTGCCACCGGTGCCGACGTCCGCGTCCGCTTCTGTCCTTCGCCCACGGGAACGCCCCACGTCGGAATGGTCCGCACGTGCTTGTTCAACTGGGCGTACGCCCGACACACGGGGGGAACCTTCGTCTTCCGCATCGAGGATACCGACGCCGCCCGCGATTCCCAGGAGTCTTTTGACCAGATCATCGAGTCCCTCCAGTGGCTTGGCCTCGACTGGGACGAGGGGGTCGGCAAGGGAGGGCCCCACGGACCGTACCGCCAGAGCGAGCGCATGGACATTTACCGCGACGTGGCTGCGCGACTGCTGGAGGCCGGATACGCCTACGAGTCCTACTCGACCCCCGAGGAGGTCGAGGAGCGCCACCGCGCCAAAGGCGAGGACCCCAAGCTGGGCTACGACGGATTCGACCGAGACCTGAGCGACGAGCAGATCGCCGCCTACCGGGCCGAGGGGCGTCAGCCCGTGCTGCGCCTGCGCATGCCCGACGAGGACATCACCTTCACCGACCTGATCCGCGGGGAGATCACCTTCAAGGCCGGTTCCGTTCCCGACTACGTCATCGTGCGCGCCAACGGCCATCCGCTCTACACGCTGGTCAACCCCATTGATGACGCTCTCATGGAGGTTACGCACGTGCTGCGCGGGGAAGACCTGCTCTCCTCGACCCCCCGCCAGATCGTCCTCTACCGCGCGCTGGAGGCCATCGGGGTCGCGAAGTTCATGCCGCGCTTTGGCCACCTGCCCTACGTAATGGGCGAGGGCAACAAGAAGCTATCCAAGCGCGACCCCGAATCGAACCTGCTCCTGCACAAGGCTGCGGGCATGATTCCCGAAGGGCTCAACAATTATCTCGCCCTGCTGGGCTGGTCGATCGCCCCCGATCGCGACATCTTCTCAATGCAGGAGATGGCACGCGCCTTCGACATTTCCGACGTGAACCCCAATCCGGCGCGCTTCGACCAGAAGAAGGCCATCGCTATCAACGCCGAGCACATCCGGCTGCTGGACGGTGAGGACTTCCGCGACCGTCTGGTGCCCTTCCTGCACCGCGACGCCCTGGTCTCCGCCGCTTCTTTCGATGCCCTGAGCGAGCGCGAGCGTGAGATCCTCACCGAGGCGGCGCCCCTTGTCCAGACCCGCATTCAGCTGCTGGGGGAGGCCTCGGGCATGCTGGGCTTCCTCTTCGTCGCCGACGACGCCCTCGAGATCGACGACAGGGCGGCCTCGAAGCTGAAGGACAACGCCGCAGACGTCCTGGATGCCGCCATCGACGCCGTCGCCACCCTGGCAGAGTTTACGACCGCATCCCTGGAGGCGACTCTGCGCGAGCGCATCGTCGACCAGATGGGCGTGAAGCCTCGCCTGGCCTTCGGGCCGCTGCGCGTCGCTGTCACCGGGCGTCAGGTCTCGCCCCCGCTCTTTGAGTCGATGGAGATCCTCGGCCGGGACTCCTCGCTCGCCCGTCTGCGGGCGCTGCGAGAGACGCTGGGCTGA